The following are encoded in a window of Esox lucius isolate fEsoLuc1 chromosome 14, fEsoLuc1.pri, whole genome shotgun sequence genomic DNA:
- the tmem121b gene encoding transmembrane protein 121B: MIAEIGADNPKASSSFPQTQAGVFCPESPVSSAPDHGVGQLFIRSSSSRRDTQTSAGSINPEESLIKPLVSGVSSAAATAAYTMTSSGEFMQTAPLFAQRSKRNVLYKILCFLILIFQGGILDFYLIIFTDLYWCSWIATDLVVISGWGIFFMKNARSKRERACGFHQKSSIFGCNLGEFTYAYLAWLIYVIACTPKVILILETSILDLIALKVPFGVTGFKIIMLLSAPLLYCLINSITEDQNGASRHRSQSCFMTTCLDLIDCLTLVEVLLRNELQTVYLKYTVISVYFVTLAVPVVWLYELTVSEMRCRWVWARFLAGLFVNAPLLVVRAFQVFVFNMPVSVFMFKNVFFLACKCLELVEQCFAVRGVRRFGEGNNPAQFSHCVSENDMCPHGYVNTLAVTTQS, translated from the coding sequence atgaTTGCTGAAATTGGCGCCGACAACCCCAAGGCCAGCTCAAGCTTTCCCCAGACCCAAGCAGGTGTGTTCTGCCCAGAGTCACCCGTCTCATCTGCCCCGGACCACGGCGTCGGCCAGTTGTTCATTCGTAGCTCTTCGTCCAGGAGGGATACACAGACCTCGGCTGGGAGCATCAACCCTGAGGAGAGCTTGATCAAGCCGCTGGTATCCGGTGTATCCTCAGCCGCTGCTACAGCCGCCTACACCATGACCTCGTCGGGGGAATTCATGCAGACCGCTCCCCTGTTCGCCCAGAGGTCCAAGCGGAACGTTCTGTATAAAATCCTTTGTTTTCTCATTCTGATTTTCCAAGGAGGCATTCTAGATTTCTACCTCATAATCTTCACGGATCTGTACTGGTGCTCATGGATCGCCACGGACCTGGTGGTGATTTCGGGCTGGGGGATTTTCTTTATGAAGAACGCCAGGAGCAAGAGGGAGCGCGCCTGCGGGTTCCACCAGAAGAGCTCCATATTCGGGTGTAATCTCGGGGAGTTCACGTACGCCTACTTGGCTTGGCTTATATATGTGATCGCCTGCACCCCAAAAGTAATCCTGATCTTGGAGACGTCGATATTAGACCTCATCGCGCTTAAAGTTCCTTTCGGTGTAACCGGATTTAAGATAATCATGCTTCTTTCTGCGCCGTTACTCTACTGCCTCATCAATTCTATTACCGAGGACCAGAACGGAGCGTCGCGCCACCGGTCCCAAAGCTGCttcatgaccacctgcctggATCTCATTGACTGTTTAACTCTAGTGGAGGTGCTGCTGAGGAACGAGTTGCAGACGGTCTATTTAAAGTACACGGTCATCTCCGTTTATTTCGTAACCTTGGCCGTCCCGGTGGTGTGGTTGTACGAGCTGACCGTCTCAGAGATGCGTTGTCGCTGGGTCTGGGCAAGGTTCCTGGCCGGGTTGTTTGTCAACGCGCCGCTTCTGGTGGTCCGGGCCTTTCAGGTGTTCGTATTCAATATGCCTGTCTCGGTGTTTATGTTCAAGAATGTATTCTTCTTGGCCTGCAAGTGTCTAGAGCTTGTTGAGCAGTGCTTCGCGGTGCGTGGCGTCAGGAGGTTCGGCGAGGGTAACAACCCAGCGCAgttctctcactgtgtctccgAGAACGACATGTGTCCCCACGGATATGTCAACACACTGGCCGTGACCACCCAGTCATAG